Proteins encoded in a region of the Neodiprion lecontei isolate iyNeoLeco1 chromosome 5, iyNeoLeco1.1, whole genome shotgun sequence genome:
- the LOC107217270 gene encoding E3 ubiquitin-protein ligase SIAH1 produces the protein MSQLNISSGKRGRGVPGTSASAASALSSSADLASLFECPVCFDYVLPPILQCQSGHLVCSNCRPKLNCCPTCRGPLGNIRNLAMEKVASNVMFPCKYSTSGCTVSLVHTEKADHEDACEFRPYSCPCPGASCKWQGSLEQVMPHLVMSHKSITTLQGEDIVFLATDINLSGAVDWVMMQSCFGHHFMLVLEKQEKYDGHQQFFAIVQLIGSRKQAENFAYRLELNGHRRRLTWEAMPRSIHEGVSSAILNSDCLVFDTSMAQLFADNGNLGINVTISMA, from the exons ATGTCACAATTGAATATAAGTTCGGGAAAGCGAGGCCGTGGAGTACCGGGCACCTCAGCATCGGCAGCCTCTGCATTGAGCAGTTCTGCGGATCTAGCCAGCCTCTTCGAATGCCCCGTGTGCTTTGACTATGTCTTGCCACCTATACTGCAATGCCAGAGCGGTCATCTAGTATGCAGCAACTGTCGCCCCAAGCTCAACTGTTGTCCCACTTGTCGGGGTCCCCTAG GTAACATCAGGAACCTGGCAATGGAGAAAGTAGCGAGCAATGTAATGTTCCCCTGCAAGTATTCGACAAGCGGTTGTACTGTATCTCTTGTCCACACGGAGAAAGCTGATCATGAGGATGCTTGTGAGTTTCGACCCTACAGTTGCCCTTGCCCCGGTGCTTCTTGCAAGTGGCAGGGATCTCTCGAACAAGTCATGCCTCACCTTGTTATGAGCCATAAGAGTATTACCACCCTTCAAG GTGAAGACATCGTATTTTTAGCAACGGATATCAATCTTTCTGGAGCAGTAGATTGGGTTATGATGCAGTCATGTTTTGGTCATCACTTTATGCTTGTCTTGGAGAAACAAGAAAAGTATGATGGACATCAGCAATTCTTTGCCATTGTTCAACTAATTGGTTCAAGGAAACAAGCTGAAAACTTCGCGTACAG ATTGGAATTGAATGGTCATAGACGACGGCTTACGTGGGAAGCTATGCCAAGATCTATCCACGAAGGTGTATCTTCTGCTATTCTTAATTCCGACTGCTTAGTGTTTGATACGTCGATGGCACAATTATTTGCCGATAATGGAAACCTTGGGATCAACGTGACCATTTCTATGGcctga